The nucleotide window CATCGTCCCGAATAGGGGCCGCCCCTCCTGAGTCATCTACAAAATAACCCCATTCGCTCGGCGCCTTCGATAACAATGAAAACTTCGGGTGGTCCCGGACGAGATAAGATTCTGGCTCCTTGAAGCCACTATCGATAAGCGCCTTGTTGATCTTCGGATACGCCTCGGGTGATTTCAGAAAACTACTAATCTGTTCAGAAGATCGCGGAACAGATTTGAATAAGGTGCGGGTTCGTATCCTCTTGGCGAGATCGACCACGATGGGATCCGCTCCATCAGCCTGAGCCACAATTTCGACAAGCACGTGCAAGGCGAAGTCATCAGCGGACAACAGGGCTTGAAGTGTCACCACTTTGCCGGCGACCATGTCCATCAAAGGCCCAACGATTCGGTCGCGAGAGAAAGCCGCGAATTGTCCGTCGCGCACGACGGTTTTTAAGCGGCGCAGAAAGAGCGCCACCATCCCCTCCGCCGCCCTGACGGTGCGGTGGTAGTACACGGCTTCGTACATGGCACGTCGTGCCACCAAAAAATGCTCGACCACGCGTCTCGATTTGGCCCGATCGAATCCCACGACAAGTGTCTTTTCGTTTGTTGTCCCCAGTGCGCACGTCGAGATCAACCGACTGAGGTCATATCCCCCAAACGTAACGCCGCACTGCTGGCTGTCACGGCGAAGGAAATCGCTGCGGTCGACGTCGATATCGCTATCCAGTAGTCGCGGCAGGTAGGGCAGGTGATACTCGCCAAGCAAAAATGCACCGATCCGTTCAGCCATCCCGCGCTCGTAAGATTCGAGCATTTGGTGCAGTTCGCCCTCGGGCCAAGCGAGCAGAGCCTGTCCCACGAGAACGTGCCACTTCAGCCTGCGCCCTCCCACGGCGCCTGCTGCGGCTGGAAGCCCGAGCCCCTGTCTCCAATTACCCTCGTCGTAGTCCTCACCAATGATCTCGCGCTCCCATGCGTGCGAGAGGGGCCCGTGCCCGAGGTCGTGAAACAGCGCCGCGAGTGCGAAGTCCCTGATCGCCACCTCGTCGGGGAGCAGAAACGGTGTGATCGAGTCGCGCCCTACTTCTTGAATGTGCCTGCCAAAGAGTACCGCGAGGTAGGCAGCGCCGATTGAATGAACGAGTCGAGAGTGCTCGCCGCCGGGGAACACTAGATGCACAAGCCCGAGCTGGCGGATGTGGCGGAGCCTCTGAATTTCGCGGGTACGAAGCACCTCCACGATGAGCGTCTCCATGCCCCTAAATTCCATGAGGCCGTGGACACTGTCTTGGATACGCCTTACACGACTCGACCGCATAGCTCACCCCAGCAATTCAATAAGCGCATCGATCTCGGATTCTCTGCCTCGGGCCGCCCTAGAGAATGTCCGTAACTGCCTTAGCCGTTCTCTGAGGCGCTGCTTACTCGCCGCCGGCATTCTGAGCACTGCGTTGGTGCGCGGCAGGTGCTGCAAGAGCTGTTCGAGTTCCGTCTCGATCGCCACGCTCCCGCTACCGATCCCGGACAAAAAGGCGCCCAACTTCTGACCACACAGATGAACGAGTTCCTTCGCGGTCGCTCGCCTTTCTGGAGCGGCTACCAGCGCCCGCGCCAAGACCGCCCGAAGAGGGTCTGGCACCGAGTCCAGCCTGACGCGTTGCTCCCACTGGGTGCGCATCCGGTCTCGGATTTTTCCCTCGAATGCTTTTCTCTCAGCGGGGGTCGATGTGCGTGGAACTCTCTCATTGTCGTCGATGAAGAGAAAACTCCCAGTCACCGCCTTGTACACCGTTGCCCCTAGCGCCCAGACATCGAACTTTCTGGGCTCTGAGGGGTAGGGGCCGTCTTCAAAAAGTTCCGGCGCGCGCGTGCGAAGACTGCCGGTGACCGACAGTTCGTGTGTGAAATCGCAGGACGTGCGGCAGATGCCGAAATCAAGCAGAATGTACGAACCGTCCTTCTGCCCGATGTTGTCCGGCTTGATGTCCCCGTGAACGAGTGCCAGTTCGCCGTGCAGGTACGCTATGGCCTGGGCGATGTCGTACAAAAGGTTCGCGGCCTCGTGGGTGCCATTGGCACGCCAGGCGTCATTGAGGGCGAAGGGTAGCTTTTCTTCAACGAGAAACTTGTCGCCTTTGACGTTCTGCAGCGGATGTGTGGCGATGATGTTCGGGTGGCGCATCGCGAGCGGGTGCGACTGAAGTTCTCGGTCTAGAATGAGCTCCTGCTGGGTGCGGTTCCCGAGTAACCGTTTGAGTACAACTTCGCGCTGCGCCTGCTTCCACTTCGCGTGGTAGACCCTCTTTTGGCTCCCCGTTCGAGACATCGCGGAGATAATCGTGAACCCTTCGGGTGGAATGAGGTTGATGCAATCAATGACGGCATCAGGATCGTTTTGGTGCGCGCGGATGAATTTAACAATAAAATTACAATCAATCGGAGACTGAGGACCGTTGCTGAGCTGCTCAATGAGTTTGCTCAAAAGGCTCGCTGCATTCTCATCCGTCCAGGGATGATCGAGAGCGGTAGCCATCGCCGCCCAATCTTCATCTGACAGTTTTGCGAGAGGATGAAACGTATCGTCAATCCTCGCACTCTCGTCGAGAAGCGATTCGAGTACTGATTTGGTTTTTTCCCCCAGGCCAGCCATTTTATGCTGCCCTGTGGTGAAGCTGCTACGTTGGTTGCTGCCAGTCGTCACGAGAGAGGTCACGCCACGGTTTGCAGTAGGCCTTGCGGTCCTCGGGGCACGGGATAGGAAAAGCGCGGGGCGATTTCGCCGCAACTCTCGTGCGGGGCGAGTCATGAGCACACCGCGTTTCACGGCCGAGGAACTCGACCGCCTTCGAGCACTGGCGGCGGAGTGGGGCAAAATCGTTTCCAAGCGGGCGTTC belongs to Gemmata obscuriglobus and includes:
- a CDS encoding HD domain-containing protein; this encodes METLIVEVLRTREIQRLRHIRQLGLVHLVFPGGEHSRLVHSIGAAYLAVLFGRHIQEVGRDSITPFLLPDEVAIRDFALAALFHDLGHGPLSHAWEREIIGEDYDEGNWRQGLGLPAAAGAVGGRRLKWHVLVGQALLAWPEGELHQMLESYERGMAERIGAFLLGEYHLPYLPRLLDSDIDVDRSDFLRRDSQQCGVTFGGYDLSRLISTCALGTTNEKTLVVGFDRAKSRRVVEHFLVARRAMYEAVYYHRTVRAAEGMVALFLRRLKTVVRDGQFAAFSRDRIVGPLMDMVAGKVVTLQALLSADDFALHVLVEIVAQADGADPIVVDLAKRIRTRTLFKSVPRSSEQISSFLKSPEAYPKINKALIDSGFKEPESYLVRDHPKFSLLSKAPSEWGYFVDDSGGAAPIRDDDSFRTLSQPLPETDRLFVPEEALDAVARVIR
- a CDS encoding protein kinase domain-containing protein: MTSLVTTGSNQRSSFTTGQHKMAGLGEKTKSVLESLLDESARIDDTFHPLAKLSDEDWAAMATALDHPWTDENAASLLSKLIEQLSNGPQSPIDCNFIVKFIRAHQNDPDAVIDCINLIPPEGFTIISAMSRTGSQKRVYHAKWKQAQREVVLKRLLGNRTQQELILDRELQSHPLAMRHPNIIATHPLQNVKGDKFLVEEKLPFALNDAWRANGTHEAANLLYDIAQAIAYLHGELALVHGDIKPDNIGQKDGSYILLDFGICRTSCDFTHELSVTGSLRTRAPELFEDGPYPSEPRKFDVWALGATVYKAVTGSFLFIDDNERVPRTSTPAERKAFEGKIRDRMRTQWEQRVRLDSVPDPLRAVLARALVAAPERRATAKELVHLCGQKLGAFLSGIGSGSVAIETELEQLLQHLPRTNAVLRMPAASKQRLRERLRQLRTFSRAARGRESEIDALIELLG